The stretch of DNA GCGCTGTAGACATGACCGGTGCCAACATCGTTGACGCCAAGATTTTCACCACGACGGACGGCATGGCGCTCGATACCTTCTGGGTCCAGTCCGACAATTCCAAGGTGGTGGACGAGGAACGCCGGGTGGCGCGCCTCAAGGAGCTGATCGAGAAAAACCTGCGCGGTCAGACGGTGCCCAAGGACACGATCGCCCGCGAGCGCAAGCGCACCCGCCGTCAGCAGGCCTTTGAAATTGAGCCGCAGGTCATCATCGACAACACGGCGTCGGAGCGTTTCACGCTGATTGAAGTGAATGCCCTGGACCGTCCGGGCATCCTCTATGACCTGACCCGCGCCCTGTTCCACCTGAACCTCACCATCACCTCCGCCCACATCGCCACCTATGGCGAGCGCATCGTTGATGTGTTCTACGTGAAGGACGTGACCGGCGGCAAAGTTGTCCAGGACGGCAAGAAGGAAGCGGTGACCACCGGCCTCATCTCAGCCATCAACTCCCGCCTCAGCCCGCAACCCAAAGACGTCAAGGACCGCGTCCAAAAACGCACCGAACGCCGCGAAGCCGCCCGCGAAACGGGCAAGAAGGCCCGCGCGGCACGGACCAAACGACTCAAGGGTGCGGCTGAATAACGGCCTTGCCTTCGCCCACAAACACCCGCAAGCCTTAGCCCATGAACCTGCTCAAATCCTTCGCCACGGTTGGTGGCATGACCATGATGAGCCGGGTGCTTGGCTTTGTGCGCGATATATTGATCGCGGCGGTGCTGGGCACCGGGCCGGTGGCGGACGCGTTTTTTGTGGCGTTCAAGTTTCCCAATCTGTTTCGGCGCCTGTTTGCGGAAGGGGCGTTCAACTCGGCCTTTGTGCCGCTTTTCGCCAAGCGGCTGGAAGGCGAGGGGGAAAAGTCGGCGCGGCAGTTTGCCGAAGAAGCTTTTGCCGTCCTGCTGACGGTGCTGATTGTCTTTACCGCCATCGCCCAGCTCGCCATGCCCTGGCTGATGTACGGGATTGCGCCGGGCTTTTCCGACACGCCTGACAAGTTCGACATGGCGGTGGTGTTCACCCAGATCGCCTTTCCCTATCTGCTGTTCATGTCGCTGGTAGCGCTTCTCTCCGGTGTGCTGAACTCTCTTGGCAAGTTTGCCGCCGCCGCCTTTGCGCCGGTGCTGCTCAACATCATCCTCATTTCAACGCTGCTGTTTGCAGCGCCCTATTTCGAGAATGCCGGTCTCGCGCTCGTCTGGGGCGTGTCGGCAGCGGGTGTCGCGCAGCTGGCCATGCTCATGTGGGCCGCCCATCGCGCAGGCTTCATGCCGCGCCTGCGGATGCCGAAAATGACGCCCGGCGTAAAGCGCCTCATTGTGCTGGGCATTCCCGGTGTCATCGCTGGCGGCATTGCACAGATCAATCTGCTGATCGGGACGATCATCGCCTCGCTTCAGGACGGGGCCGTCTCGTGGCTCTATTACGCGGACCGGGTCTATCAGCTGCCGCTGGGTGTCATCGGCATCGCCATTGGCATTGTGCTGCTGCCGGATCTGGCGCGGCGGCTGCGGGCGGACGATGAGGGCGGGGCCATGTGGTCCCAGAACCGTGCCATGGAGTTTTCCATGCTGCTGACGCTGCCAGCTGCGGCAGCGCTGATCGCCATTCCCGGTCCCATCATCGAGACCTTGTTCGAGCGCGGTGCGTTTGACGCCGCCGACACCCTCAAGACGCAGATGGCGCTGGCCGCCTTCGCCGTGGGCCTGCCTGCCTTCGTGCTCATCAAGGTGTTTTCGCCTGGCTTCTTTGCGCGGGAGAACACCGTGACGCCCATGCGCTTTGCGGCAGCCGGCATCGCCGTCAACATCGCGGGCTCGTTGATCCTGTTCTACCAGATTGGTTTTGTCGGCATTGCCATCGCCACCTCCATGGCCGCCTGGGTTAATGCCGGGCTGCTGTGGTCCCGGCTTGCCGCCAATGGTCACTACGCGGCCGATGAACGCCTGAAAAAGCGCCTGCCGATGATCCTGATCGCCAGCGCTGCCATGGGGGGACTGCTCTGGGCCACGGCCACCTATGCCGGGCCAACGGCTGCCGCCATGATGCCCGGCGGCTGGACGGCCGAGGCGCTGGGCATTCTGGCGCTCGGCGGTCTCGTGGCAGGCGGCGGGCTGGTTTATGCGCTGCTGTGTCAGATCACCGGGGCGGCACGGCTCTCCGACCTCAAGCAGGCCTTGCGGCGCTAGGCTTCGCGCGCCATAAGACGCGCCTCCCCTGAAATATGGGGCCCGGTGTCCACATCCGGGGTTGAAGCAGCAAGGTCATAAAATGTCTTTCCCAGAACGCGTGTTTTCCGGTGTGCAGCCCACAGGCACACTCACCCTTGGCAACTATCTCGGCGCGCTCAGCCGCTTTTCTGATTATCAGGACAAGTATGAATGCCTGTATTGCGTGGTGGACATGCACGCCATCACCATGTGGCAGGACCCCAAGGAACTGCACGCCAACACCCTGGGCGTGACGGCGGCCTATCTGGCCTCAGGCCTCGACCCGGCCAAGAACATCATCTTCAACCAGAGCCAGGTGCCCGCCCACGCTGAAATGGCATGGGTGTTCAACTGCGTGACGCGCATCGGCTGGTTGAACCGCATGACCCAGTTCAAGGAAAAGGCAGGCAAGAACCGCGAAAACGCGTCTGCCGGCCTTTACGTGTATCCAAGCCTCATGGCGGCAGACATTCTGGTGTACCGGGCAACCCATGTGCCCGTCGGCGATGACCAGAAGCAGCACCTGGAACTTGCCCGCGACATCGCGCAGAAGTTCAACCATGACTACGCGGATGCCATCCGTACACAGACGAATGCGGAAGAATTCTTCCCGCAACCCGAGCCGCTGATCGAAGGCCCGGCCATGCGTGTGATGAGCCTGCGCGACGGCACCAAGAAAATGTCCAAGTCGGACCCGTCCGACAACAGCCGCATCAACATGGATGATGACGCGGACACGATTGCCCAAAAGATCCGCAAGGCAAAGACGGACCCCGAACCGCTTCCCGGCGAGGCAGAAGGCTTTGAGGGTCGTCCGGAGGCGGACAATCTGGTGGGCATTTACGCAGCATTGGCGCAGGAGCCAAAGCTGGCGGTGGTGGACCGGTTCGCCGGCGCGCAGTTCTCCGAGTTCAAGAAGGACCTGACAGAACTGGCCGTGACGGCTCTGGCTCCTGTCTCTGACGAGCTGCGGCGCTTGAAGGCGGATCCGGCCTATCTTGAGAGTGTTCTCAAGGCAGGCTCCGAGCGGGCGGCGGAAATTGCAGAGCCGATCATGAAGGAAACCAAGGCAATTGTGGGCTTTGTCGCCTCCTGAACGGGGCAGCAGGTCTCACTCACTTGATCCAAATACCGGCGTTCTTATGTAGAAGTGGACCCGATACAAGGTCCCTGACACCAACCAAAGAGGCCTAGCCACCTAAATGGGCATGCTCGACAAGGCGCGCGACAGCGCGCAATCCCTGCGCAACAAATGGGCGTATCGCGATACCGGCAGCACGGTGGGGACACCGGCGGGCAAATCGGGCCGGTCCTGGGTGCCCAATATTGAAGGCGTGTGGCTGCGCCGTATTGCCATCGCCCTGGCGATCCTGCTCATCGTCTATTACCCGCTGGGGGCCTGGTGGACCCACAAGGTCGACGACAATCTCAATTTTGAAATTCAGACCGAAGTGCTGCCCGGCCAGAGCCGAGCGGTGGCCATCACCGCTGACCTGATCGACCGGGAGGTCAATCAAAACAACTGGGTCGCCAACAACCCGTTCTTCCTGCCCGCTTCCATTCTCGACAACATGCCCAACTTCCAGAAGGGTGTGGTGGCAGCCCTGGCCCGCTTCTCCTTTGAACTGACGGACCAGCTGGGCCGTACCCGTGGCTCCAGCGAGGCGGACTCAGACCTGCAGTCTGCAGCTGGCCTCCTGCAATATCCCGGTGACGTATGGGTGTGGGACCCGACCGTCTCCCTTGCACCCACGGCCACGTCCGAGGCGCAATACCGCCAGGCCATGCGCAAGCTGCGCACCTACAATTCCCGTCTGGCGGCAGGCGATGCCACCTTCCAGAAGCGCGCTGACAATCTGCTGGCCACGCTTGACCGCATTGCGCTGGACATCGGGTCCACATCTGCCGTGCTCGACCGTCACGTGCTGGAGCGCTCCGGCTTTGCGCTGGATTCGCAGGCAGACGATGTCTTCTATTTCACCAAGGGGCAGGTCTATGGCTACGCCCTGATCCTGCGCGAGCTGCGCCGGGACTTTGATGCGCTCATCGTTGAGCGTGAGTTGGGGGATGCATGGGATGAGCTGACGCTGTCCATGGAGCAGACTGTAGACCTCAACCCCTGGGTCATCATCGACGGGGCTCCGGATTCGCAATTTGTGCCCAGTCACCTGTCAGCGCAGGGCTTTTATCTCCTGCGCGCCCGGACCCAGCTGCGTGAAATCACCAATATTCTCTTGAAATAGTCATTAATCTTGCCGCTTGCGGAGGACGGCCATCCTCGGGCAGCCTTGGGGCATGAACGCAAAGTCAAAAACCGAGTGGTCCGAGCCTATGCCGGATAACCCGGCGCCCAAGGCGCCGCCTGCCCGTAAACGCAAGTTTCTGGTCATTGCCGACGGCTCCGAGGAAGCAACCAAGGCGTTGCACTTTGCCGCCCTGCGCGCAGCCCACACTGGCGGTGCTGTCACCCTGCTGGCTGTGCTCAGCCCGGCGGATTTCCAGCACTGGCTCGGCGTTGAAAACATCATGCGCGAAGAAGCCCGTGCGGAAGCCGAGCATGTGCTGCATAAGCTGGCCGCCCAGGCCTATGACCATTGCGGCGTGCAGGCGGAGTTGATCGTCCGCGAGGGCAAGCTGCGTGAACAAATGGCCCAGCTGATATCCGAAGACCCTGACATTGCGGTCATGGTGCTGGGCGCTGGCACCAGCAAGGAAGGCCCCGGCCCGCTGGTCTCCTCTATCGCAAGCGACGCAGCAGGCGGATTTGGCATCCCGGTCACCATCGTCCCCGGCGATTTGTCCGACGACCAGATCGACCTCCTCGCCTAGCATCCCTAAATCCATGTTTTGCTCATGGTTGAAGATGCGCCCCTTTTGGGCCATCTAAGGGATAACCAACGCCATTAGTCAGGTATTTGCCGCCATTTCCTGAGATTTTTCAGGTCGAGGCGGCCAAGTGGAGTGTCCGCGTATGTTTATCCAGACCGAGTCGACCCCTAATCCCGCCACCATGAAGTTCCTGCCCGGGCAGGACGTCATGCCATCCGGCACAGCTGATTTCACTGACGCAGAGGGCGCCAAAGCATCCCCCCTGGCGGACCGGCTGTTTGGACTGGGCGATATTGAAGGCGTCTTCTTCGGCAGTGATTTTGTGACCGTCACCAAGGCGGACGCTGTGGAATGGAACCACATTCGCCCGTCTGTGCTCGGCGCGATCATGGATCACTTCACCTCCGGTGCACCGCTGATGGCGGAAGGCGCTGAGAACGCGACCGGTCATGCCGCCCCGGCAGACGACGATGATCCGCTGGTGGTCCAGATCAAGGACATCCTCGACACCCGCGTTCGCCCGGCAGTGGCACAGGACGGCGGCGACATCGTTTTCCATGGCTTTGAAGAAGGCGTCGTCTATCTCAACATGATCGGCGCCTGTGCCGGCTGCCCGGCCTCGACCGCTACCCTCAAGAACGGTGTTGAAAACCTGCTCAAGCACTTTGTGCCCGAAGTTCAGGAAGTGCGCGCCGTTTAGGCCCGCCTGCCACACCAATCGGTAAGTTCCTGAGTGGCCTGGCCGTCTCAGACTTCTTTGCGACAAGGCCTATGCGGACGGCATTTTATCGCTAGGTTACGCAACAGACGCCTGAGCCGAGCTGGAGGACACACCATGGCTGCCAAAATCAACACCGCTGCGATCGACCAGATTTTCATGGACGCGCGCACACACAATTTCTGGCTCGACAAGCCGGTGAGCGAAGAAACGATTGCCGAGCTCTATGCCATGATGCGCATGGGGCCAACCTCGGCCAATTGCTCACCTGCCCGTATTGTGTTCGTGCAGTCGGATGAAGCGAAAGCCAAGCTCAAGCCGTTGCTGATGGAAGGCAATCAGGAAAAGACCATGGCCGCGCCAGTCTGCGCCATCATCGGTCATGACGTTGAGTTCTACGAAAAAATTCCCGAACTGTTTCCCCATAACCCGGACGCTAAGAGCTGGTTCAACTGGTCGCCGGAATTTGCCGAGCAGACAGCCTTTCGCAACGGCTCACTGCAGGGTGCGTATTTCATGATCGCGGCCCGCGCGCTGGGCCTTGATTGCGGGCCCATGTCCGGCTTCGACCAGGACGGCGTCAACGAAGCATTCTTTGGCGGCACGACGGTTAAATCCAATTTCCTGTGCAATATCGGCTATGGCAACGACGCCAAGCTTGATCCGCGCTCGCCGCGTCTTGCCTTCGGCGACGCCTGCCAGATCGTCTGAATACGGAACACTTAGTGACCACACCTCCCAGCTCACCACCGAACGACGTTTTCGTTCTTGGATTTGATACCGCCATGGATGCCTGTCAGGTGGCCATCGTGTCACGCACGGGCCACATCGTGGCCAAGGCCCATGAAGAGATGAAGCGCGGCCATGCCGAAGCGCTGATCCCGATGATCGGGGCGGTGCTGGAGGCGGCTGAACTTGGTCTTGAAGACCTGACGCGCATTGGCGTCACCGTCGGGCCGGGCACATTTGCGGGGCTGCGCGTTGGCTTGTCTGCGGCGCGTAGCTTTGGTCTCTCGCACGACATTCCCATTGTTGGCGTCTCGACCCTGGAAGCGGTGGCCGTGACTTTACCGGAGCCTGAAGCCGACCAGCCCTTGCGGGCAGGCGTCATCGCGTTTGATGCGCGCAACGACGAAGTCTATCTGCAGATCGTGGACCCGCTGGGCACACTCGTGGTGGCGCCTTCAGTTGTTGATCTTAAGACCGCCGCCGAAGCAGTGCCGGAAGGTCTGGTGAATTTGTCCGGGTCCGGCGCACCCAAACTGGCGGAAGCGCTGGCGGCCCTTGAGCGCAGTAGCGATGTTGCCGTGGTGGACGAAAGCCTGTGGGCACCCCAGGCAGAGTGGATTGCGCGGCTGGCGCTCGTCGCGCCGGATGATCGCGTAGGCCCGCCGTCACCGCTCTATCTCAGGCCACCGGACGCCAAGGAACCAGAAAATGGCGGAGCGCTTCCCCATGCCTGATGGCGCAAGCTGGTCACCACAGGTGCGCCCCGGCGAAGCACAGGATGTGCCTGCCATGGCGCATATCCATGCATCGGCCTTTGACGAAAAATCTGCCTGGAGTGCGCCGTCGCTGCTGCATCTGGTTGAAACACCCAATGTGTTTTCGCTGATGGCCGAGCGTGACAGCACCCCGGCAGGCTTCGTGTTGATGCGGGTGGCGGCCAATGAAGCCGAAGTTCTGACCATTGCTGTAGATCCCGCTTTCCATCGCCGGGGCATGGCCCGCGCTTTGGTCATGGCGGGGCTGACAGCGGCCCTTGCGGTTGAGTGCGATACGGTGTTTCTCGAGGTTGCGACCGACAATGAGCCCGCAAAAGCCCTTTATCAGAGCATGGGTTTTGATATTGCCGGTGAACGCAAAGCCTATTATGCCCGCCCGTCGGGACCCGCAGTGGATGCCTTGATCCTGCGCTGGACAGCTCAGGAAAGCGATGCATCCGCAAAAGGATGACGTGGCGCGCCCAAAAGACTAGATTGCTATCAACCAACGTAGTTAGGCCGTTTAAGACCGGAAGACGAATATGGACAGGCTAGAAACTCTCTGCATCGAAAAAGGCATGCGCATGACTGAGCAGCGCCGCGTTATCGCGCGTGTTCTGTCAGCAGCCGACGATCATCCGGATGTGGAGGAGCTGTACCGGCGGGCGTCGGAGGTGGATTCCAACATCTCGATAGCAACCGTGTACCGGACCGTTCGGCTGTTTGAGGAAGCAGGCATCCTCGAACGCCATGACTTCCGCGACGGGCGCTCGCGCTACGAACCGGCGACGGATGACCACCACGACCATCTCATCAATGTGCAGACGGGCGATGTCATTGAATTCAACAATGACGAAATTGAACGCCTGCAGGAAATTGTCGCCCGTGAACTTGGCTTCAAGCTGGTGGATCACCGTCTTGAGCTCTACGGCGTGCCTCTGGAAAAGAAGAACACCGCAACCGGCTGACGGTCGGCATAAAGGGCGGGAAAGGCGATACGAATGGGCACCTGGCGCGCCATCCTGCGGGTAGCAGGCTTTGTGGGAATGACCCTGGCAATCATGCCCGTTCAATGGGTGCTGATGCGGTTCAAGCTGCCCGGCTCCTACGCGCTGCCGCTCTACTATCACCGCACCCTGTGCAAACTCATCGGCATCAAAGTCACTGTCAAAGGCACGCCGGTGACAGACAAGCCGGTGCTGATCTGCGCCAATCACACCTCCTATCTTGATATCCCGATCATGAGCACGGTCTTTCCCGTGTCGTTCATTGCCAAGAGCGAAGTGGCGACCTGGCCGTTCTTCGGCCAGATGGCCAAACTCCAGCGCACGGTGTTTGTCGAGCGCGAGCGCCGCACAAAGACTCGTGAACATCGCAACCAGATCCACGGGCGGATCGTTGAAGGCGACACGCTGATCCTTTTTCCTGAAGGCACGTCCAACAACGGCAACTGGGTTTTGCCCTTCAAGAGCGCGTTGATGTCCGTCGCTCAGATGAGCGTGGTGGGGGACGACGGGGCACTAGACGACATGGTGATGGTACAGCCGGTGTCGGTCGCCTATACGCGCCTGCATGGCCTGCCCATGGGGCGGCATTTTAGGCCCTTCTTTGCCTGGTATGGCGACATGGAGCTGGTGCCCCATCTTTGGGAAGTCTTCCAGCTCGGACCGTTTGACGTGGTGATGGAGTTCCATGAGCCCGTCTCCATCACCCAGGCCGGCACTCGCAAGGCCCTGGCGGTCTATTGCGAGGACAAAGTGGCCAACGGTGTGGCCCGTGCCATTTCCGGCCGCGACGCCGCCTGACCCCCCCGCCGCCTGACCCCACGCCTGACTTTGGGCTTTTTTCACAAATCTCCTGCCTGTCATCGCACTGCCATGTCCCCGTGATCATGCTGGTGGCGGGTTTTGGTCAGTTGCTGCCAGGGCACGCATATCTGCCCATTAACGGTGTGAGTTGAGCCAGTGACCAAACCGGCGCATAAATGATGCAGGAACAACCGCTTACATGCATTTCCAAGAGAGATAGACGCTCACTTTGCCGGACGACCGCACACCAGATTCAGCGCCAGAAAACGACAAGCCGCAGCTTTTCATCAAGACCTATGGTTGCCAGATGAATGTCTATGACAGCGACCGCATGTCAGACGCTCTGGCCCCCAAGGGCTACGAAACCGCAAAGGCGCCGGACGCCGCCGACGTCGTGATCCTGAACACCTGCCACATCCGTGAGAATGCAGCCGCCAAGGTCTATTCAGAACTTGGCCGCCTGCGCATTCTCAAAGAAGCCCGCCTCAAGCAGGGCCGTCCCCTGACCATTGGCGTGGCGGGCTGCGTGGCGCAAGCGGAAGGGCAGGAAATGCTCGACCGTGCGCCGGTGGTGGATTTTGTTGTCGGGTCGCAGGCCTATCACAGGCTGCCGCAGCTCGTCGAGCGCGCCAAGGATGGTGAGCGTCTGGTCGAAACAGATTTTCCCACCGAAGACAAATTCGAACACCTGCCGCAGCCATCGAAAAAGGTAACCCTGGGCCGGGGCCCGGCCGCGTTCCTGACGGTGCAGGAAGGCTGTGACAAGTTTTGTACGTTCTGCGTCGTGCCCTATACGCGCGGCTCTGAAGTCTCGCGGCCCATGAGCCAGCTGCTCGATGAAGCGCGCGGCCTTGTGGATGCTGGTGTGCGTGAAATCACGCTGCTGGGTCAAAACGTCAATGCATGGCATGGAAATGGTTTGGGCGATGCCGCCTCCAATCTGGGACGGCTGCTGTTTGCCCTGGCTGAGATCGATGGACTGGAGCGCCTGCGCTACACGACCAGCCATCCACGCGACATGCACGATGATCTGTTTGCGGCCCATCGCGATCTGGACAAGCTGATGCCCTATCTGCATCTGCCGGTGCAGGCGGGCTCCGACAAAATTCTCAAGGCGATGAATCGTCAGCATACGGCGCAAGACTATTTGCAGCTGATCGACAAGCTGCGGGAGGCGCGCCCTGACATTTCGTTGTCCGGTGATTTCATTGTCGGCTTCCCCGGTGAGACCGATGAAGATTTTGAAGCAACCATGCAGCTGGTCCGCGACGTGGGCTATGCGCAGGCCTATTCCTTCAAATACTCCCAGCGCCCGGGAACTCCGGCCGCCATTCACGAAACGCAGGTGCCCGAGGATGTGAAGGTTGAGCGTCTGGCGCGCCTGCAGGCCTTGCTGAACGAGCAATCACGGGATTTCAACGCAGCCTCCGTCGGCAAGACCATGTCGGTGCTGCTGGACCGGGTGGGCAAGCGTGACGGCCAGCTGGCCGGGCGTTCGCCGTATCTGCAGGCCGTTCATCTTGATGCACCAATGCATCTACGCGGCGAAATCGTGCCGGTTGTCATTGAAGCCGCGCACGCGAACAGTCTTTCAGGTAAGCTTGCGGATATATCGGCGACGGACAGTCTTGTTAAAGGAGACGCTGCTTGAGCGTTGGAACCAGTGCTTCTGCTCCCGTTGGAGCCTCATCATCGGCGCAAAGCGCCGCAAACCAGGCCGCACAGCCCGAGGCATTGAAAGCCCAGGGTGTGAGGGCACAGGGCGGACCACGGCCTGATGTTGTGGTGCTCGACTTTGACGACAACCATTTGATGAGCGGACTGGCCGGCGTTGCCGACTGCAACCTTGCCCGCATAGAGCAATTGCTCGGCGTCGCCCTGACACCGCGCGGCAATCGCATTGCCATCCGTGGTGCTGACGATGCACGCGGGAACGCTGCGCAGGCCCTTGGCGACCTCTACGGCAAACTCAAACGTGGCCAGGAAGTGGTCATGGCCGACGTGGATGGAGCGGTGCGCATGGCATCCAGTGCGCTGCCCGAAGGCCAGAAGGGCTCCTCCAGCGTGCAGATTGTGACCAAGCAGCGGGTCATTGAGCCCCGCTCGGCCAATCAGGCGCTCTACATGAAACAGCTCCAGACCAATGAGCTTGTCTTTGGTATGGGGCCTGCGGGCACCGGCAAGACGTACCTTGCGGTGGCAGCTGCCGTGTCCCTGTTCATCAAGGGGCAGGTGGATCGGATCATACTATCGCGCCCCGCGGTGGAAGCGGGCGAGCGTCTTGGGTTCCTGCCTGGCGACCTGCGCGAGAAGATCGACCCCTATCTGCGTCCGCTCTATGACGCGCTCTACGACACGCTGCCTGCCGAGCAGGTGGCCCGCAGCCTTGAGTCCGGTGAAATCGAAGTGGCACCGCTGGCGTTCATGCGCGGCCGTACCTTGTCCAATGCCTATGTCATTCTCGATGAAGCGCAGAACTGCTCATCCGTGCAGATGAAGATGTTCCTGACGCGGTTGGGCGAAAACTCACGCATGGCTATCACCGGTGACCCGACGCAGGTCGACCTGCCCATGGGCTCAAAGTCCGGCCTCAGGGAGGCGCGCGACGTGTTGCGCAATGTGAAGGGCGTCGCGGTCACGGAGTTTGCCAATGTGGATGTGGTGCGCCACCCGCTTGTGACCCGCATCGTGCACGCCTACTCCGAAGCGGAGGGCAAGTTGCTGCCGAACAAGGACAAGGGCGGCAATGCCTGACCCGGCATCAAAGCCTGACCCGGATCGAGCCAGCCTGCTTCAGATCGATATCCTTCGCGAAAATGGCGACTGGGACACTCTGGATGACGTGGAGAAGTTGATCCGTACAGCAGTCCGGGCGGCTTTTCAGCCATCAGTGGGCAGCGCAGCAGATCAGGTGATCGAGGTCAGCATTTTGCTGGAAAACGACGCGGCCCTTCAGGCCCTGAACAAGCAGTGGCGCAACAAAGACAAGCCCACCAATGTGCTGTCCTTTCCAGCGCCCCCCCTTCCAGATGCCATGCTTGCCATGCAGACAGAGCGACACCTGGGGGATATTGCCCTGAGCTTCGACACGCTGGCGGCTGAAGCGCGCACTGAAAACAAGGCATTGTCTGATCACCTGCAGCACCTGGTTGTCCACGGCATGCTGCATCTGCAGGGACATGACCACCAAACGCCTGACGAAGCAGACGAAATGGAAGATCTGGAGCGCAGGATTCTCGCAGACCTTGGCATTGGTGATCCTTACGCATCCTGAGCACAGCAGGGCCCGGCAGCCTGTGCATGTGGCGCACGGGTTGAGGGTTCTGTAATGATGGCGATGCAATGTAGATTGCCCGAATGAAAATGTGCCTCCCCGGCAGGCCGAACCGCCGGGAAACAGGAGCCCCAGACGATGGCCTTGGCCAACGACACGACCGACAAGAGTTCACCCGGCGACAGACCGG from Pyruvatibacter sp. HU-CL02332 encodes:
- a CDS encoding PhoH family protein, which gives rise to MSGLAGVADCNLARIEQLLGVALTPRGNRIAIRGADDARGNAAQALGDLYGKLKRGQEVVMADVDGAVRMASSALPEGQKGSSSVQIVTKQRVIEPRSANQALYMKQLQTNELVFGMGPAGTGKTYLAVAAAVSLFIKGQVDRIILSRPAVEAGERLGFLPGDLREKIDPYLRPLYDALYDTLPAEQVARSLESGEIEVAPLAFMRGRTLSNAYVILDEAQNCSSVQMKMFLTRLGENSRMAITGDPTQVDLPMGSKSGLREARDVLRNVKGVAVTEFANVDVVRHPLVTRIVHAYSEAEGKLLPNKDKGGNA
- the ybeY gene encoding rRNA maturation RNase YbeY is translated as MPDPASKPDPDRASLLQIDILRENGDWDTLDDVEKLIRTAVRAAFQPSVGSAADQVIEVSILLENDAALQALNKQWRNKDKPTNVLSFPAPPLPDAMLAMQTERHLGDIALSFDTLAAEARTENKALSDHLQHLVVHGMLHLQGHDHQTPDEADEMEDLERRILADLGIGDPYAS
- the miaB gene encoding tRNA (N6-isopentenyl adenosine(37)-C2)-methylthiotransferase MiaB, with the translated sequence MPDDRTPDSAPENDKPQLFIKTYGCQMNVYDSDRMSDALAPKGYETAKAPDAADVVILNTCHIRENAAAKVYSELGRLRILKEARLKQGRPLTIGVAGCVAQAEGQEMLDRAPVVDFVVGSQAYHRLPQLVERAKDGERLVETDFPTEDKFEHLPQPSKKVTLGRGPAAFLTVQEGCDKFCTFCVVPYTRGSEVSRPMSQLLDEARGLVDAGVREITLLGQNVNAWHGNGLGDAASNLGRLLFALAEIDGLERLRYTTSHPRDMHDDLFAAHRDLDKLMPYLHLPVQAGSDKILKAMNRQHTAQDYLQLIDKLREARPDISLSGDFIVGFPGETDEDFEATMQLVRDVGYAQAYSFKYSQRPGTPAAIHETQVPEDVKVERLARLQALLNEQSRDFNAASVGKTMSVLLDRVGKRDGQLAGRSPYLQAVHLDAPMHLRGEIVPVVIEAAHANSLSGKLADISATDSLVKGDAA